Proteins from one Candidatus Glassbacteria bacterium genomic window:
- a CDS encoding dephospho-CoA kinase encodes MQVNGGGEMPAIGLTGNIGSGKSTVAGIWKEKRGAMVIDADRIGSEAVVPGSEALGRLAAHFGDQVLLSDGTLNRRRTAELAFRNDTDRQVLNSVVHPEIIRRIGLEMAAARKARVKAVVVDAALIFEFGFDNHVDLLVVVDAPREIRIERMLAKGKMDRETVERVMEVQMPPEEMRKKADYVLLNEGSLDTLETAALELYDRLVPKV; translated from the coding sequence ATGCAAGTAAACGGCGGAGGCGAGATGCCGGCGATCGGACTGACGGGAAATATCGGCTCGGGCAAGAGCACTGTGGCCGGGATCTGGAAGGAAAAGCGGGGCGCGATGGTGATCGACGCCGACCGGATCGGCAGCGAGGCGGTGGTCCCGGGCAGCGAGGCGCTGGGCAGGCTGGCCGCCCATTTCGGCGACCAGGTGCTGCTGAGCGACGGGACTCTCAACCGCCGCCGCACAGCCGAACTCGCGTTCCGTAATGACACCGACCGTCAGGTGCTGAATTCGGTCGTCCACCCGGAGATAATCCGCCGGATCGGGCTGGAGATGGCGGCGGCGCGTAAAGCCCGGGTAAAAGCGGTGGTGGTTGACGCGGCGCTGATTTTCGAGTTCGGGTTCGATAACCATGTCGACTTGCTGGTGGTGGTGGATGCGCCGCGGGAGATCAGGATCGAGCGGATGCTGGCCAAAGGGAAAATGGACCGGGAAACCGTGGAGCGGGTGATGGAGGTCCAGATGCCGCCGGAGGAGATGCGCAAGAAAGCCGACTATGTGCTGCTGAACGAGGGCAGCCTGGACACCCTGGAAACCGCAGCGCTGGAGCTTTACGACCGGCTGGTACCCAAAGTTTAA
- a CDS encoding sugar kinase produces MAVAKSDGIVAVGTIGIDTVETPYGKAEEAMGGSGTFFAIAGSLLAPVNLVSLVGTDFDRWAEFDRPGLDTEGVKVVEGDTFRWGGKYHDDINKRDTTFTDLGVIADNLPDVPESYRACRTVCLANVDPPQQLMVLDALDNPDLVVADTMNFWISSDRENLEKVIARSNVLILNDDEGRQLTGKLNVTDILLDIQRMGPEYVVLKKGEHGALLALGDEYFAVPGYPLLRVVDPTGAGDTFAAGFTAWLHRTGDKSAESMKTAAVYGSAMASFCCEDFSTRRLQEITIDDIENRVEKFRRLVRFN; encoded by the coding sequence ATGGCAGTTGCTAAAAGTGACGGGATAGTGGCTGTCGGCACGATCGGCATAGACACTGTTGAAACTCCTTACGGCAAGGCCGAGGAGGCCATGGGCGGCAGCGGAACATTTTTCGCGATTGCCGGCAGCCTGTTAGCGCCCGTGAACCTGGTGAGCCTGGTGGGCACTGATTTCGACCGCTGGGCCGAGTTCGACCGCCCCGGGCTGGACACCGAGGGCGTGAAAGTGGTCGAGGGCGATACTTTCCGCTGGGGCGGCAAGTACCACGATGATATCAACAAGCGGGACACCACCTTCACCGATCTGGGCGTGATCGCCGACAACCTGCCCGACGTGCCCGAGAGCTACCGGGCCTGCCGGACTGTCTGCCTGGCCAATGTCGATCCGCCGCAGCAGTTGATGGTGCTCGATGCGCTGGACAACCCGGACCTGGTGGTGGCCGACACGATGAATTTCTGGATCTCCAGCGACAGGGAGAACCTGGAAAAAGTGATCGCCCGCTCCAACGTGCTGATCCTCAACGACGATGAGGGCCGTCAGCTGACCGGCAAACTGAACGTTACCGATATCCTGTTGGATATCCAGCGGATGGGACCGGAATACGTGGTGCTTAAAAAGGGTGAGCACGGCGCGCTGCTGGCCCTGGGCGATGAGTATTTCGCGGTGCCGGGCTACCCGCTGCTGCGCGTGGTCGATCCCACCGGCGCGGGCGATACGTTCGCCGCCGGGTTCACGGCCTGGCTGCATCGCACCGGCGACAAGTCCGCCGAGTCGATGAAAACCGCCGCGGTCTACGGCAGCGCGATGGCAAGCTTCTGTTGCGAGGATTTCAGCACCAGGCGACTGCAGGAAATCACCATCGATGATATCGAAAACCGGGTGGAAAAATTCCGCCGGCTGGTCAGGTTCAACTGA
- a CDS encoding phosphoribosylformylglycinamidine cyclo-ligase, which produces MSADKKQDAYKRAGVDIDAASDALSRFKARVKETFTEGVLSDVGNFGGMFSLAGLEMEEPVLISSADGVGTKLIVAQKAGRHDTVGRCLVNHCVDDIMVQGARPLFFMDYISTGKLEPAHIDEVMTGFIDGCKENGVALLGGETAEMPDLYAPGDYDLAGFIVGVAERKRLLTGERVKPGHILVGMPSSGLHTNGYSLARKVLFQQMGLDVHDPLPGGKGETVGEALLAVHKSYKKPLEILLARELIDAAAHITGGGLTDNLPRVFGTGMHAEIETASWDVPRLFEVLVDEGGVDEMEACRVFNMGIGMVVFVAEDNLDEVAGAIGMQGEEARIIGRIAAGDGRVVYL; this is translated from the coding sequence GTGAGCGCCGACAAAAAGCAGGACGCCTACAAGCGAGCCGGGGTCGATATCGACGCCGCCAGCGACGCGCTCAGCCGGTTCAAGGCACGGGTCAAGGAGACATTTACCGAGGGCGTCCTCAGTGATGTGGGCAATTTCGGCGGGATGTTCTCCCTGGCCGGTCTGGAGATGGAAGAGCCCGTGCTGATCAGCAGCGCCGACGGGGTCGGGACCAAGCTGATTGTGGCGCAGAAAGCCGGCCGTCACGACACGGTGGGCCGCTGCCTGGTCAATCACTGCGTGGACGATATCATGGTCCAGGGCGCGCGGCCGCTGTTTTTCATGGACTATATCAGCACCGGCAAGCTGGAACCTGCTCATATCGACGAAGTGATGACGGGGTTTATCGATGGCTGCAAGGAAAACGGCGTGGCCCTGCTGGGCGGCGAAACTGCCGAGATGCCCGACCTTTACGCTCCCGGCGATTACGACCTGGCCGGGTTTATCGTCGGGGTGGCCGAGCGCAAGCGCCTGCTCACCGGCGAGCGCGTGAAACCGGGGCACATCCTGGTGGGCATGCCGTCCTCCGGACTGCACACCAACGGCTATTCGCTGGCGCGCAAAGTGCTGTTCCAACAGATGGGTCTGGACGTTCACGATCCCCTGCCGGGCGGCAAGGGCGAGACTGTCGGCGAGGCGCTGCTGGCGGTGCACAAGAGCTACAAGAAGCCGCTGGAAATCCTGCTGGCGCGTGAGTTGATTGACGCTGCCGCGCATATAACCGGCGGCGGCCTGACCGACAACCTGCCGCGCGTGTTCGGCACCGGCATGCACGCAGAGATCGAAACCGCGAGCTGGGATGTCCCCCGGCTGTTCGAGGTGCTGGTCGATGAGGGCGGGGTCGACGAGATGGAGGCCTGCCGCGTGTTCAACATGGGCATCGGCATGGTGGTTTTCGTGGCCGAGGATAACCTGGACGAGGTGGCGGGTGCTATCGGCATGCAGGGCGAGGAAGCCAGGATTATCGGCCGCATTGCCGCTGGCGACGGAAGGGTTGTCTATCTTTAG